One genomic region from Metallosphaera tengchongensis encodes:
- a CDS encoding DUF2286 domain-containing protein yields the protein MKVIILKSESGKVTSNFVEEGEIGEVVRRTAEKALKEWNELTSDFIIMRDSQEAKLPLPLKPEIYEKTKNFLTGKDKSFAMLKLPVFIISFDNQWKEENFQDKRVYVISYYLTDELKEELTNYASQVTSEEEEAENEEEEEEEEEE from the coding sequence ATGAAAGTCATAATACTGAAGAGTGAGTCAGGAAAGGTCACTTCGAATTTCGTGGAAGAAGGAGAGATAGGAGAGGTTGTCAGGAGGACAGCCGAGAAGGCCCTAAAGGAGTGGAACGAGCTCACCTCAGACTTCATTATAATGAGGGACTCTCAGGAGGCTAAGCTACCCCTACCTCTAAAACCAGAGATATATGAAAAGACGAAAAATTTCCTCACGGGAAAAGACAAGTCTTTCGCCATGCTGAAATTACCTGTTTTTATAATAAGCTTTGACAACCAGTGGAAGGAGGAGAACTTCCAGGATAAGAGAGTCTATGTCATTTCCTATTACCTTACTGATGAATTGAAAGAAGAGCTGACCAACTACGCCTCCCAAGTTACTTCAGAGGAGGAAGAAGCAGAAAACGAAGAAGAAGAGGAAGAGGAAGAAGAGGAGTGA
- a CDS encoding protein-lysine N-methyltransferase yields the protein MLEVAKVGENDVVYDLGCGDGRIIITAVKDFKAKKAVGVDISEERLKEAQQNAAQNGVMDKVELRRNNFLDENISDATVVTLFLLTNANEMLKPKFEKELKPGTRVVSHEFEMRGWKPKEIIKVEDGNMHHLVYLYVIGEHL from the coding sequence ATGTTGGAGGTAGCTAAGGTAGGGGAGAACGATGTTGTGTACGACTTAGGTTGCGGTGACGGAAGGATAATAATAACTGCTGTAAAGGACTTTAAAGCCAAGAAAGCCGTTGGAGTAGATATAAGCGAAGAGAGATTAAAGGAAGCCCAACAAAACGCAGCCCAAAATGGTGTAATGGACAAGGTAGAGCTGAGAAGGAACAACTTCCTTGACGAAAACATTTCAGATGCAACTGTTGTGACTCTGTTCTTGTTGACTAACGCCAATGAGATGCTTAAACCCAAGTTTGAAAAGGAGCTCAAACCTGGGACGAGGGTTGTTTCCCACGAGTTCGAGATGAGGGGATGGAAGCCTAAGGAAATCATTAAGGTAGAAGATGGGAACATGCACCACTTAGTTTACTTATACGTGATTGGTGAACACCTATGA
- the pgsA gene encoding archaetidylinositol phosphate synthase — translation MITNLRQESKKILRPLAKGLIRLGLSGNQVTALGLVASILFLIVMYFTRNPILGFITLVVSSLLDALDGEVARLRGTAGPMGSFLDSSFDRLEDAIFISSLTLLGFQSLLTALLVGISLSISYLRAKAESLGIKAEGKGLIERGERLIFLSLILIFLDFFPLVSTSLFYILIIASVITLWQRFHLVISTFPK, via the coding sequence ATGATCACAAACCTCAGACAGGAGTCGAAGAAGATTTTAAGGCCATTGGCCAAGGGACTCATTAGGCTAGGTCTTTCAGGTAATCAGGTCACGGCCCTAGGTCTTGTTGCGTCTATCCTTTTCCTTATTGTCATGTATTTTACAAGGAATCCCATTTTAGGCTTCATAACATTGGTAGTTTCCTCACTGTTAGACGCATTGGACGGGGAGGTCGCTAGGTTAAGGGGAACTGCGGGTCCAATGGGTAGTTTTCTCGACTCCTCCTTTGACAGGTTAGAGGACGCAATTTTCATTTCTTCCCTGACTCTACTGGGTTTCCAATCACTCCTCACCGCCTTACTTGTTGGTATTTCCCTGTCCATTTCGTACCTTAGAGCTAAGGCCGAATCCTTGGGAATAAAGGCAGAAGGAAAAGGGTTAATTGAAAGGGGGGAGAGATTGATCTTTTTGTCCCTCATTCTCATATTCTTGGATTTCTTCCCACTGGTCTCTACGTCTCTTTTTTACATCCTAATCATAGCTTCAGTGATCACATTGTGGCAGAGATTTCATCTAGTGATATCAACGTTCCCAAAGTAG
- a CDS encoding DNA primase regulatory subunit PriL encodes MALVDSSKYPFLRPIEEVLRKEGAPDLFTLLSTEGKAIREAKGRIVNILKGGEVRRYSEYMSPQLVFYSLILILGVLNDNRITERVLRTESRYFRREMEKESDDVLQEIAKWSGYTLKISPLRFHMGKKPLTAKYSIHFLEYLRVAKGHHEDSLSLSSNILHKGYVHLNKARLLLLMELALYKKLRDLVKPIPLDKIPESLIDIISIRGGKTPPCVKALMEKRDRNKEEALVLATYMANTGASLDSISLVLEKGGVENLDSALKGIFKEKMVIYSCEKMKELNLCVANCGTKSPLQFYFGNVDITR; translated from the coding sequence ATGGCATTAGTAGACTCTAGCAAGTACCCCTTCCTCAGACCTATCGAGGAAGTCCTGAGGAAGGAGGGAGCACCGGACTTGTTTACCCTCCTGAGCACTGAGGGTAAAGCCATTAGGGAAGCCAAGGGTAGGATTGTTAATATATTGAAGGGTGGAGAGGTCAGGAGATACTCGGAATACATGAGTCCGCAACTGGTGTTTTATTCCCTCATCCTTATCTTGGGCGTTTTAAACGACAACAGAATTACAGAGAGAGTCCTTAGGACTGAGTCCAGGTATTTCAGAAGGGAGATGGAGAAGGAAAGCGATGACGTCCTACAGGAAATTGCCAAGTGGTCAGGTTACACCCTAAAGATCTCACCACTACGTTTTCATATGGGTAAGAAACCGCTCACCGCTAAATACTCAATTCATTTCTTAGAGTATTTGAGAGTTGCAAAAGGTCATCATGAAGATTCCCTCTCTCTTTCATCCAACATACTCCATAAAGGTTACGTCCATCTGAACAAGGCTAGACTCCTTCTCCTTATGGAGTTAGCCCTATACAAGAAGTTGAGGGACTTGGTGAAACCCATCCCATTGGATAAAATTCCTGAAAGCCTGATTGATATCATTTCCATCAGAGGAGGGAAGACACCTCCCTGCGTGAAGGCACTAATGGAGAAGAGGGATAGAAACAAGGAAGAAGCGTTAGTTCTAGCTACATATATGGCCAACACAGGGGCTAGCTTGGACTCGATTTCCCTTGTTCTAGAGAAGGGAGGGGTGGAAAACCTAGATTCAGCTCTCAAGGGAATCTTCAAGGAGAAGATGGTGATCTACTCTTGTGAAAAAATGAAAGAACTTAATCTGTGCGTAGCCAATTGCGGAACTAAGTCACCCCTCCAGTTCTACTTTGGGAACGTTGATATCACTAGATGA
- the metG gene encoding methionine--tRNA ligase, with product MKVLVASAWPYIQTVPHLGNLIGSILSADVFARYARLKYGRENVVFVSGSDEHGTPIEIEAIKRKVHPKTLTDLAHEYDSELFIKTWNISFDNYTRTESEVHKAFVRDFFLGLTKYITVEEEDLPYCENDKLFLPDRFIHGTCPYCGYEDARGDQCDKCGRLLSPSLLINPRCAICGSKPVIRKTKHWFFDLRPFSDPIKKWITLSQDMPENVKGTALSWINEGLKPRSLTRDNSWGIPAPFPGAEGKTIYVWFEALLGYISATVEYFLRRGEPERWKEFWEEGKVRSYYFIGKDNIPFHAVILPAMLLASGKGYSLPSVIGATEYLMYEGQKFSKSRRIGIWIDEAPKIMDVDYWRFILIRMRPEERDMNFTWSEAVKIVNTELNDDIGNLVNRVVTMLNRYFEGKVPEPANLSELDRGLVDKLNETVDKTSNLFERAKLRGATEEILNLAREANAYLNKKAPWDKVKTDRTDASNTLFVSFNVVRSIAIMLYPFIPVKAQEIYDQINQGDLNDERWDRAKELIYGVVVGKPRPIFKKLPSDFEKGVNEILDSVRKEVEKERPTLLK from the coding sequence TTGAAGGTTCTTGTAGCTTCAGCTTGGCCGTACATTCAGACCGTGCCTCATTTAGGTAACTTGATAGGTTCTATACTTTCCGCCGACGTCTTCGCTAGGTACGCAAGGCTAAAGTACGGGAGGGAGAACGTAGTGTTCGTTAGTGGGAGTGACGAACACGGCACGCCCATTGAGATAGAGGCAATTAAGAGGAAGGTTCACCCAAAGACCCTCACGGATTTAGCCCACGAGTACGACAGTGAGCTTTTCATCAAAACTTGGAACATAAGCTTTGACAACTACACAAGGACTGAATCTGAAGTACACAAGGCGTTTGTTAGGGATTTCTTCCTGGGACTTACCAAATACATTACTGTTGAGGAGGAGGATCTTCCCTACTGTGAAAACGATAAGCTCTTCCTTCCTGATAGATTCATCCATGGAACGTGCCCGTATTGTGGGTATGAGGACGCCAGGGGTGATCAATGCGATAAGTGTGGGAGGTTACTTTCACCTTCACTACTAATCAATCCAAGGTGCGCCATTTGCGGCTCGAAGCCTGTCATCAGAAAGACCAAGCATTGGTTCTTTGATTTAAGACCTTTCTCCGATCCAATCAAGAAATGGATAACCTTGTCTCAGGACATGCCAGAGAACGTAAAGGGGACAGCTCTTAGCTGGATCAATGAAGGTTTGAAGCCAAGAAGTTTAACTAGGGACAACTCCTGGGGTATCCCTGCTCCCTTTCCTGGAGCTGAAGGCAAGACCATTTACGTCTGGTTTGAAGCTCTTCTGGGTTACATCTCAGCCACTGTTGAGTACTTCCTAAGGAGAGGTGAGCCTGAACGTTGGAAGGAGTTCTGGGAGGAAGGAAAGGTCAGAAGCTACTACTTCATTGGGAAAGACAACATTCCCTTCCATGCAGTAATCTTACCTGCCATGCTCTTAGCTTCAGGTAAAGGCTATTCCCTCCCCTCTGTCATAGGGGCTACAGAGTACCTTATGTACGAAGGACAGAAGTTTAGCAAAAGTAGGAGGATAGGTATATGGATTGATGAAGCCCCTAAAATTATGGATGTAGACTACTGGAGGTTCATCCTCATAAGAATGAGACCGGAGGAGAGGGATATGAACTTTACGTGGTCAGAGGCCGTGAAGATAGTGAACACGGAGCTCAATGATGATATTGGAAATCTAGTGAACAGGGTAGTGACCATGCTGAATAGGTATTTTGAAGGGAAAGTCCCGGAACCTGCTAATCTGAGCGAATTGGATCGTGGCTTGGTGGATAAGCTTAATGAGACTGTGGACAAAACTTCTAACCTTTTTGAAAGGGCTAAACTCAGGGGTGCTACTGAGGAGATACTTAACCTAGCCAGGGAGGCAAACGCTTACCTCAATAAAAAGGCACCTTGGGACAAGGTGAAGACTGACAGGACCGATGCTTCAAACACCCTCTTCGTTTCTTTCAACGTTGTGAGATCCATAGCTATAATGCTCTACCCGTTTATACCGGTCAAGGCTCAGGAGATCTACGACCAGATAAACCAGGGAGATCTAAACGATGAGAGATGGGACAGGGCTAAGGAGCTAATCTACGGTGTAGTTGTCGGCAAACCTAGACCTATCTTTAAGAAGTTGCCGTCCGATTTCGAGAAGGGTGTGAACGAAATTTTAGACAGTGTAAGGAAGGAAGTAGAAAAAGAGAGACCAACTTTACTTAAATAG
- a CDS encoding V-type ATP synthase subunit I, whose translation MILPENMVKVEIISPIKEKDNVVKEILKLGKMEPVEPSHPISNERIEEARRELTPIQDHVNKIRLIIEIAGATIEPSGAMKVDSAWVDLAKKTAEEASLQEFRYKELLEEIGKLKGEIDVIKAQLTEIEPFSSITVNLSRLYSLERLEVVLTLLTKEQMSKVRERKDVFVETRETSNGKYATLLVTLKGKVQLEALLKEIGARKFETQDGKSPFEVYSSMKERLSELEKILGETRENLMRKIKENQRELNNLYGRLLTVRDALSLLSKARVSDHFVQIEGYMPEKFLGRLKKSLEKFAFVYSVTPKRFGEAEEPPTYVDLPKSIAAIESVVEIYGTPSYWEISPLVFLIVTFPLLFGLMFPDVGNALVLLVFAVFFHRYGVKKGSTNIKNLSLILGYSSVVAMVTGFLARDFFGPLPVGGLKEMGIANVSGPLDSVWPVPVSVTEALSPLLPFGEYSTSTSIEHTIILSILLGAIALFVSSLLGVINAIKKRDSEFLLFEKLPLLVIYTVPLIIFGYGVTDPSHYFGKVGELLGYILQNLLSSFHPDLSTPTSALAYVLIVWVEIGLIYNWLAKAYILRKHEHMATGSALAMGFIEGGFEAAILLLSNTISFIRILVFALAHYYLLYAFSYMAYLAVGTPSLLSIATSPAAIVILIIGNLLAIGLEGLVVFIQDMRLHFYEMFSKFYEGRGKKFEPLMASVEIS comes from the coding sequence TTGATCCTTCCTGAAAACATGGTAAAAGTAGAAATAATCTCACCCATCAAGGAAAAGGATAACGTGGTTAAGGAGATACTGAAGCTCGGAAAGATGGAGCCAGTGGAGCCGTCCCACCCCATATCCAACGAGAGGATAGAGGAGGCGAGGAGGGAACTAACGCCGATCCAGGACCACGTCAATAAAATAAGGTTAATAATAGAGATTGCTGGTGCCACAATCGAGCCATCAGGAGCTATGAAGGTAGATTCCGCATGGGTGGACCTAGCTAAAAAGACCGCGGAGGAGGCGTCGCTCCAGGAGTTCAGGTATAAGGAGCTACTGGAGGAAATAGGAAAGCTTAAGGGCGAAATAGATGTAATCAAAGCGCAGCTTACTGAGATCGAGCCCTTCAGTTCCATTACTGTGAACCTAAGCAGGTTGTACTCCCTCGAGAGACTCGAGGTAGTGCTTACTCTGCTCACTAAGGAACAAATGAGTAAGGTCAGGGAAAGGAAGGACGTATTCGTTGAAACAAGGGAGACATCCAACGGAAAGTATGCAACTCTTCTCGTGACCCTGAAGGGAAAGGTTCAATTGGAAGCTCTCTTAAAGGAGATCGGTGCTAGGAAATTTGAGACTCAGGACGGTAAATCCCCGTTTGAGGTCTACAGTTCAATGAAGGAGAGGCTCAGCGAACTTGAGAAAATCCTGGGGGAGACCAGGGAGAACTTAATGAGGAAAATAAAGGAAAACCAGAGGGAACTCAACAACCTGTATGGTAGGCTTCTGACCGTGAGGGACGCGCTAAGCCTCCTTTCAAAGGCCAGAGTTTCAGATCATTTCGTGCAGATTGAGGGGTACATGCCTGAGAAGTTCCTTGGACGTCTAAAGAAATCCCTCGAGAAGTTTGCCTTCGTTTATAGCGTAACGCCAAAGAGGTTCGGTGAGGCAGAGGAGCCACCGACCTACGTGGACCTACCCAAGAGCATCGCGGCCATAGAGTCAGTGGTGGAGATTTACGGCACTCCGTCATATTGGGAAATATCTCCCCTTGTGTTCCTTATCGTCACTTTCCCACTTCTATTTGGACTTATGTTCCCAGACGTTGGTAACGCACTGGTTCTCCTAGTTTTCGCTGTTTTCTTCCACCGTTACGGAGTCAAGAAGGGTAGCACGAACATCAAGAACCTATCCCTGATCTTGGGCTACTCCTCAGTGGTTGCGATGGTGACAGGCTTCCTTGCCAGAGACTTCTTCGGTCCTCTCCCTGTGGGAGGGTTAAAGGAGATGGGAATAGCTAACGTTTCGGGTCCCTTGGATAGTGTCTGGCCCGTACCGGTCTCTGTTACTGAGGCTCTTTCACCGCTACTACCATTCGGTGAGTACAGCACCAGCACGTCCATAGAGCACACCATCATCCTCTCCATTCTCCTCGGTGCCATAGCGTTATTCGTCAGTTCATTGCTGGGGGTAATTAACGCAATTAAGAAGAGGGACTCGGAGTTCCTCCTGTTCGAGAAACTCCCCCTACTAGTTATATATACAGTGCCTCTGATCATCTTCGGATACGGAGTTACAGATCCGAGCCATTACTTCGGTAAGGTAGGAGAGCTGCTGGGCTATATACTGCAGAACCTGTTGAGCTCCTTCCATCCTGATCTGAGCACCCCAACCTCGGCCCTTGCCTACGTACTTATTGTGTGGGTGGAAATAGGGCTGATCTACAACTGGCTAGCCAAGGCATACATCCTGAGGAAGCACGAACACATGGCTACAGGTAGCGCCCTGGCAATGGGCTTCATCGAAGGAGGGTTCGAGGCCGCTATTCTTCTTCTGTCAAATACGATATCCTTCATAAGGATCTTGGTATTTGCCCTAGCCCACTATTACCTGCTTTACGCTTTCTCCTACATGGCCTACCTAGCTGTGGGAACCCCCAGTCTGCTTAGTATAGCCACCAGCCCAGCAGCCATAGTTATCCTCATAATAGGGAACCTTTTGGCAATAGGCTTGGAAGGTCTAGTGGTATTCATACAGGACATGAGGCTTCACTTCTACGAAATGTTTAGCAAGTTTTACGAAGGTAGAGGAAAGAAATTTGAACCTCTAATGGCTTCGGTCGAAATATCTTGA
- a CDS encoding V-type ATP synthase subunit F has translation MGKILLIGDRYTVSLFRTMGAEGKVIEDPFALEKEIETAKKREDLDLVLITRDLYEPVREKLDGVISTQTKPLVTIIPSPFSESKPVDVRKMVLKALGFG, from the coding sequence ATGGGTAAAATTCTTTTAATCGGTGATAGGTACACGGTTTCCCTTTTTAGGACAATGGGGGCTGAGGGAAAAGTCATTGAGGATCCTTTCGCTCTGGAAAAGGAGATAGAGACAGCAAAGAAAAGGGAAGACCTAGACCTCGTTTTGATAACGAGGGACCTCTACGAACCAGTGAGGGAGAAGTTAGACGGGGTGATCTCAACGCAGACTAAGCCTCTGGTGACAATAATCCCTTCACCTTTCTCTGAGTCGAAGCCTGTTGACGTGAGGAAGATGGTTTTAAAGGCTTTGGGGTTTGGGTGA
- a CDS encoding V-type ATP synthase subunit E translates to MVSIEELMEQVAQSEIEVIKAELSKALQESLRVVQDRYEQAVTTYTSKINEMVSQAKEEVEGERAKLDIESKRAILSEKNYWLNVVYERTLKSLNKVKNSDKYVKGLEEVLKREARENSVIFCSPDEEEVVRKLVKNLKLKVEVKVEQRMIGGVKVQYSDVGLVRDYSLNLILDQVFESLKPRIAEILFGEM, encoded by the coding sequence ATGGTCTCTATAGAGGAATTAATGGAGCAGGTAGCCCAATCTGAGATAGAAGTGATAAAGGCAGAGCTCTCAAAGGCACTGCAGGAGTCCCTAAGAGTCGTACAGGACAGGTATGAACAAGCGGTTACAACTTACACGTCAAAGATTAACGAGATGGTTTCCCAAGCCAAGGAGGAGGTTGAAGGTGAAAGGGCAAAGTTAGACATAGAGAGTAAGAGAGCAATACTGAGCGAGAAGAATTACTGGCTCAACGTCGTCTATGAGAGGACGCTTAAGTCCCTAAACAAGGTCAAGAACTCAGACAAGTACGTCAAGGGACTCGAAGAAGTGTTAAAGAGGGAAGCTAGGGAGAACTCAGTAATTTTCTGTTCCCCAGACGAGGAGGAGGTAGTCAGAAAACTGGTCAAAAACCTGAAATTGAAGGTAGAGGTGAAGGTGGAGCAGAGAATGATAGGGGGCGTTAAGGTTCAGTACTCAGACGTAGGTTTGGTAAGGGACTATTCCCTTAATTTAATCTTGGATCAAGTTTTTGAGTCTCTAAAACCAAGAATAGCTGAGATTCTATTTGGTGAGATGTGA
- a CDS encoding ATP synthase subunit A, with product MAQGKVARVNGPLVVAEGMKDAQMFEVVEVGEPRLVGEITRIEGDRAYIQVYEDTSGIRPGEPVYGSGAPLSVELGPGLLGQLFDGLLRPLGEIRDVTKSPFVKRGVKLPSLNRQKKWHFVPKVKSGDKVEGGDIIGTVQETGLVEHRILVPPYYRGKVKEIVPEGDYTVEDKVAVVDMEGDEIPLAMMQRWPVRVPRPFKEKLDPSEPLLTGIRILDTIFPIAKGGTAAIPGPFGSGKTVTLQSLAKWSAAKIVIFVGCGERGNEMTDELRSFPKLKDPWTGRPLLERTVLVANTSNMPVAAREASIYVGVTLAEYFRDQGYDVLAVADSTSRWAEALRDLGGRMEEMPAEEGFPSYLSSRIAEYYERAGRVRSLGKENRYGSVTLASAVSPPGGDFTEPVTSTTLRFVRVFWPLDVSLAQARHYPAINWLQGFSSYVDLVSDWWNKNADADWRRIRDFMVRTLIREDELRQIVRLVGPESLAEKDKLALETSRLIKEAFLKQNAYDDIDAFSSPQKQVRIMKLIYHFNEYSTKAVERGIPVKKISEKITILPDIIRSKATIKNDELQKYDELENKLKAQFDELLKEVGA from the coding sequence ATGGCACAAGGAAAAGTAGCCAGAGTTAACGGTCCCTTAGTTGTAGCTGAGGGGATGAAAGACGCTCAAATGTTTGAAGTGGTTGAGGTAGGAGAACCTAGGCTAGTCGGAGAGATAACTAGGATAGAGGGGGACAGAGCTTACATTCAGGTGTATGAGGACACAAGCGGTATAAGACCTGGAGAGCCAGTATACGGTAGCGGAGCCCCCCTCTCAGTGGAGCTGGGACCTGGACTTCTAGGGCAGCTTTTTGATGGTCTGCTTAGACCCTTGGGAGAGATAAGAGACGTTACTAAGTCGCCCTTCGTTAAAAGGGGCGTCAAGCTTCCTAGCCTAAATAGACAGAAGAAGTGGCACTTTGTGCCCAAGGTCAAGTCAGGGGACAAGGTGGAGGGTGGCGATATCATAGGAACTGTCCAGGAGACAGGTCTAGTAGAACACAGGATACTGGTGCCACCCTATTATAGGGGAAAGGTCAAGGAAATAGTCCCTGAGGGAGATTACACTGTTGAGGATAAAGTAGCTGTTGTGGATATGGAGGGTGACGAGATTCCTTTGGCAATGATGCAGAGGTGGCCGGTGAGAGTTCCAAGGCCTTTCAAGGAGAAGTTGGACCCCAGTGAACCCCTTTTAACGGGGATAAGGATTTTGGATACAATATTTCCCATAGCCAAGGGAGGTACAGCAGCTATACCTGGTCCCTTCGGGAGTGGAAAGACAGTGACCCTCCAGAGCTTGGCTAAGTGGAGCGCTGCAAAGATAGTCATTTTCGTAGGATGCGGGGAGAGAGGGAACGAGATGACAGACGAATTGAGAAGCTTCCCCAAGCTGAAGGATCCATGGACAGGCAGGCCCTTGCTAGAGAGGACAGTCCTAGTTGCCAATACCAGCAACATGCCTGTAGCTGCGAGGGAGGCTAGCATATACGTCGGTGTGACCCTAGCTGAGTACTTCAGGGATCAGGGTTATGACGTGCTAGCTGTCGCTGATTCAACCTCCAGGTGGGCTGAAGCCCTTAGGGACCTAGGAGGAAGAATGGAAGAGATGCCGGCGGAGGAAGGGTTCCCCAGTTATCTGTCCTCCAGGATTGCAGAGTATTATGAAAGGGCAGGTAGGGTAAGATCTCTTGGTAAGGAGAACCGATACGGGTCAGTTACCTTAGCTTCCGCTGTCTCACCTCCAGGAGGCGATTTCACGGAACCAGTCACTAGTACAACCCTGAGATTCGTAAGGGTCTTCTGGCCATTAGACGTGTCCCTGGCTCAAGCTAGGCACTATCCTGCGATTAATTGGCTGCAGGGGTTCTCCTCTTACGTGGACTTGGTATCTGACTGGTGGAACAAGAACGCTGACGCGGACTGGAGGAGAATAAGGGACTTCATGGTCAGGACTCTCATAAGGGAAGACGAGCTTAGGCAAATAGTGAGGCTGGTAGGTCCCGAGTCCTTAGCGGAGAAGGATAAGCTTGCCTTAGAGACCAGTAGGCTGATAAAGGAGGCATTCCTAAAACAGAACGCCTATGACGATATCGACGCGTTCTCATCGCCACAGAAGCAAGTCAGGATCATGAAGCTGATTTACCACTTCAACGAGTATTCCACTAAGGCAGTCGAGAGGGGGATACCAGTGAAAAAGATAAGCGAGAAGATAACTATTCTTCCGGATATCATAAGATCCAAGGCTACTATAAAGAACGACGAACTACAGAAATACGACGAACTTGAGAATAAGTTAAAAGCGCAATTTGACGAGCTTTTAAAGGAGGTTGGTGCTTAA
- a CDS encoding V-type ATP synthase subunit B, which produces METSMNVREYSNISMIKGPLLVVQGVADSAYNELVEVELPNGEKRRGIVVDSQKGVSIVQVFEGTRGISPTGTRVRYLGRGLEVKISEEMLGRIFNPLGDPLDNGPMVIKGEKRDINGEAINPAVRDYPEEFIQTGISAIDGLNSLLRGQKLPIFSGSGLPANILAAQIAKQATVRGEESNFAVVFGAIGVRYDEALFFKKFFEETGAINRVALIMSLANEPPVMKTLTPKTALTLAEYLAFEQDMHVLAILIDMTNYCEALREISASKEEVPGRGGYPGYMYTDLAQTYERAGKVVGKKGSITQMPILTMPNDDITHPIPDLTGYITEGQITLDRSLYNKGIYPPINVLMSLSRLAKDGIGEGKTRDDHKDVSNQLFAAYAKAVDTRGLAAIIGEDSLSETDRKYLMFGDAFERKFVAQGVNENRDIETTLDIGWDVLSILPERELTNIKVDFIKKYHPAYRGKK; this is translated from the coding sequence ATGGAAACTTCCATGAACGTCAGGGAGTACTCCAACATATCCATGATAAAGGGTCCCCTCCTCGTGGTGCAGGGGGTCGCTGACTCAGCTTATAACGAGCTAGTTGAGGTCGAATTACCCAATGGGGAGAAGAGAAGGGGGATAGTGGTCGACTCTCAGAAAGGTGTCTCAATAGTTCAGGTCTTCGAAGGGACAAGGGGAATATCCCCTACAGGGACTAGGGTAAGGTACCTCGGAAGGGGTCTAGAGGTAAAGATATCTGAAGAAATGCTGGGGAGGATATTCAATCCGCTGGGTGACCCACTGGACAACGGGCCCATGGTAATCAAGGGTGAGAAAAGGGACATCAATGGAGAGGCAATAAACCCAGCCGTCAGGGACTACCCTGAGGAGTTCATCCAGACGGGTATATCGGCAATAGATGGTCTCAATTCTCTGCTTAGGGGTCAGAAGTTGCCCATATTCAGCGGGAGCGGTCTACCAGCCAACATTTTAGCTGCGCAGATTGCAAAGCAGGCTACTGTGAGGGGAGAGGAGAGCAACTTCGCAGTGGTCTTCGGTGCTATAGGGGTCAGATACGACGAGGCTTTATTCTTCAAGAAATTCTTCGAAGAGACTGGAGCAATAAACAGGGTCGCCTTAATTATGAGCCTGGCCAACGAGCCTCCAGTTATGAAAACTCTCACACCGAAGACAGCTCTCACTCTGGCTGAGTATTTGGCTTTTGAGCAGGATATGCACGTCCTAGCTATACTCATAGACATGACCAACTACTGTGAGGCACTTAGGGAAATCAGCGCCTCTAAGGAGGAGGTTCCAGGAAGGGGAGGATACCCAGGTTACATGTACACTGACCTAGCCCAGACGTATGAGAGGGCAGGGAAAGTTGTTGGAAAGAAAGGCTCCATAACCCAAATGCCCATACTGACTATGCCGAATGACGACATTACCCATCCGATACCGGACCTAACTGGTTACATAACTGAGGGTCAGATCACGCTAGACAGAAGCCTTTATAACAAGGGTATTTATCCACCCATAAACGTGCTCATGAGCCTTTCAAGGTTAGCAAAGGATGGTATAGGTGAAGGGAAGACCAGGGACGATCACAAGGACGTGTCCAACCAACTCTTCGCAGCGTACGCCAAGGCAGTAGATACGAGAGGTTTAGCAGCGATCATAGGTGAGGACAGTCTCTCTGAAACTGACAGGAAGTATTTAATGTTCGGTGATGCCTTTGAGAGGAAGTTCGTCGCTCAAGGAGTCAATGAGAATAGGGACATCGAGACTACTCTTGACATTGGATGGGACGTGCTATCCATTTTGCCTGAGAGGGAGCTCACTAACATCAAAGTGGACTTCATCAAGAAATATCACCCCGCGTACCGTGGTAAGAAATGA